The following DNA comes from Peribacillus sp. FSL E2-0218.
ATAATAAATGAACCCCAGAAAAGTCCTAATGTGACATGCGCTCCATGTGTCCCTAATGTTGTAAAGAGCACCGATGTGAAGGCACTGGTTTGCAGCGTAGCTCCTTCGTGATAATACGTAATGAACTCCGTGATTTCAAACCCCAGGAACCCTAGTCCAAGAAGGAGAGTGATTACGAAGAAAGTCAACATGGCTTTCTTGTTGCCGAGACGCATGGCGTGAATGCCAAGTCCGATGACAAAACTGCTTGTCAAGAGCAGGAAAGTTTCAGCAAGGACCGGAGTGATTTCAAAGATTTTCGCTCCAGCCGGGCCGTTACCGGTACGATCCACCAATGTAAAATAAGAGGCAAAGAGTGTTGCAAAAAGCATGATTTCGGCACCCAGGAAAATCCAGAAGCCTAAAATATTCAGCCGATTTTGTTCCGTGCTATATTCAAGAGGCTGCGAGTGATCGATCTTCATTTATTGACACCCCCGTATTTTGCTTCCGTCTCTTTAATTTCTTCTACAGAAATGTAATGGCCATGATCTATTTCGAATGAACGAAGGGCCATGCAAACAAAGATGCCGATTAACCCAATGATCGCAAGAAACCAGATGCTGAATATTAACGCAAACCCAAAGACAAAGAAGATACAGGATAGGATGAACGGTCCGCCGCTGTTGTTGGGCATATGGATTTTTTCATAGTCACCCTTGAATAATTCAACCCCTTTATATTTGGCATCCCAAAACGCTTCCCTTGAGTTCACTTGCGGAATGATCGCAAAGTTATATTCCGGGACTGGATTATGAGTGGCCCATTCAAGGGAACGCGCATCCCACGGATCACCACCAACATCCTTTGGCGCATGGCGAATGCTATAGTAAACCGTATAAACGATTATAAAGAAGCTGATGGCCATAAGTACTGTACCGATAAACGTAACCATATTCCATGGTCCGAAACCAGTCGATTCAGAGTATGTGTATATCCGGCGTGCTTGACCATCCAACCCGGTGATATACATCGGGAAGAATGCCAAGCAAAAACCGATGGTCAAAAACCAGAACGCCCATTTCCCAAGCCTCTCATTCAGCATGAAACCGAACATTTTCGGCCAGTAGTAAGTGGCGGCGCCAAGCACGGCGAATACTACTCCCGGAATGATGACATTGTGGAAGTGAGCCACTAAAAACATGGTATTGTGATATTGATAATCCGCGGCTGACATCGCCAGCATGACCCCGGTAACGCCACCGATCGTGAAAAGCGGGATGAAGCCGATCGAATAAAGCATCGGTACGGTAAATCTGATTCTGCCTCTCCACATCGTGAGCAACCAGTTGAAGATCTTGATCCCGGTCGGAATGGCAATCACCATCGTCGTGATCGAGAAAATGCTATTGACATAGGCTGCTTGCCCCATTGTAAAGAAATGGTGCGTCCAGACGAAAAATGAATAGATCGAGATGAACACCATCGAAGCCACCATTGATCGATAGCCATAAAGGTTACGACGTGAAAAGGTTGGGATAATCTCACTGAATAGACCAAATGCAGGCAGGATCAGGATGTATACTTCAGGATGTCCCCAAACCCAGAACAAGTTAGCCCAAAGCATATCCATTCCGCCGTCGGTCATCGTGAAAAACTTGGTGGCGAATAGTCGATCCATCGTCCCCATGATCAGCGCCACTGTTAATACAGGGAAGGCGAAAATGATGATGACGCTTGTGACTAAAGAAGACCAAGTAAACATCGGCAATCTCATTAATGTCATGCCGGGCGCCCTCATCTTAAGGATGGTCGTCAAAAAGTTGATCCCCGTCATTAACGTCCCAATTCCGGCAATTTGAATGGCAATCATATAATAATTCGTTCCAACATGCGGACTGAACTCATTGCCTGCAAGCGGGAAATAAGAAGACCACCCCGCATCGGGTGAGCCGCCGATTACAAATGAGATGTTGAATAGCATCGCCCCCATAAAAAATAACCAGAAGCTTATCGCATTCAGACGCGGGAATGCTACATCCCGTGCTCCAATTTGTAATGGCACGACGAAATTCATCAAGGCCATGATGTATGGCATCGCCATAAAGAGAATCATCACGACCCCGTGTGTAGAAAAAATCTCATTATAGTGCTGTGAATCCAATAATTTGTTATCCGGTATGGCAAGTTGCGCACGCATCATCACGGCATCTACCCCACCACGGAATAGCATCAGCAAAGCAGCGATCAAATACATGATGCCTATTCTTTTATGATCGACCGTCGTCAGCCAGCCACTCCATAAATAAAACCATTTCTTAAAGTGGGTTAAACCAAAAATGATCAAGAGAACAGTAACACCAATGGCTACCATTGATGTGTAGATGACTGGACTAGGATTAGGTATAAGAAATCTAGTGAAGAACCCCATACTGTTATGTTTCCTTTCTAACCATATTTTTCATGAGAGGGACCAGGAAATCATTCATGATTGTGTTCTGGCTTTTCATTACCATCATTTGTTTTATGATCATGTTCCATATGGTCGCCTTTTGAATTCGCATCAGAATTACTAGAGCCATGATGATGTCCAGCATTTTCACCCTCCGGCGCTGGTGAGAAGCCCAAGTGAGTTCCCGTAAAGGTCAACTGCCCTGTGTGACCCGGTTTTAATAATTGATTGAATTTTTCTTCCGTGATGGGTTTCGCAGTTGCTTTCACTTCCTTGACCCATTCATCAAATTTATCTTGAGACACCGCTTCGACATGGAACATATTCTCAGCGAATCCCTTCCCGCTGAAGTTCGCATTCCGTCCCATCATTTCCCCTGATTCGTCCGCTGCCAAGTGCAAGGTGGTCACCATGTTGGACATGGCATATTTTTGACCGCCAAGTTGCGGAACCCAGAAACTCGTGATCGGCCCGAATGAATAGAGTTTGAATTCGAGTGGTCGATTTGTCGGGATATACAAATAGTTCACGGTCTCGATATCGTTTTCTGGATAACTGAAATGCCACTTCCAGTCAGATGTCGAAGCGTAAATCACCAATGGATCTTGACCTTTGTACTCTTCCGGAGTGGCTTCCACTTTATTGTTGGAAATGACGGAAACAACGGAGAAGAAAATGACGATTAATATCGGCACCCCAACAATGATCGATTCAACGACATGGTTCCCTTCAATGTAGGGTGGTTCATAGTCTTTAGGCAGTTTATCGTCACGGTATTTCGCTAACACATAAACTAAAAAAGCACAAACAATAATGACGATAACCGCCATGATCGCAATGGATAGCCATATCACATTGGCTTGCGTTTGGGCCTGAGGTCCTTTAGGATCTAAAACCGCTAATCGGTCACAGCCAGAAAGCACATGAACTAAGGCAGAAAGAATAGCCAATAAAACCCATTTTATTTTCATATATGTATCCTTTCTTTTAAGATTTCATTTCTAAGTTATCCACAATAAATGAAGTTATCCTAAATAATGTTTATCAATAATGGGAATTTGTAACGACCCCGGATAAAAATGTAAGGAAACCATTTTGATTTAATGGGGAGGAGATGCTGAATGGTTTGTTTTGATTTTATGTGGTCAAAGTAAGGAAGTGGATAGGAGGTTGTTATTAAGGGGTGACTGCACGATTGGTACCGGGTTTTTATTGAAATCGGCCGTTTGGGCACAAAAAAAAAGCAAGCTCACCAAGTGGTGAAGTTTGCCATCATCTAAAAATTCTATTTATCTCATCATGGACCGTAAGTTAGCACTACACTAAAAACTACTGCCCAAAGCTTTAAGAAATATTGCTAGAGATGTATTTACCCTTACTGACTGAAGGCAAGAACCTTGTCTGTACATTGGCTAGGTTCCTGCCCCTATTGCCGCTTCACTTTACTGGAAAAAGTCAAAATGATTTCTTTTAAGCGTTCATTTCAATAGATATCAAATTACGCTTCATTTGTCTTCGTTACTTGCCAGGACCGCATCCTGCTCATCCTGCAAGGGTTCCATTCCACACCATTGAATTAAAGCGAGGGCAATGATTTCCGCTGTCGTGAATACATGGTCCAGTAAGATGTATTCATTGGGATAATGAGCGACCTCCGTTACGCCAGGACCAAAAACGATGGAAGGCGTTTCACCGACATGAGTCAGCAATCCTCCATCAGTCCCCCAAGGAGAGGCTTCAATGACCGGATCTTGTCCAGCAACTTCCCGAAATTGATTGACGAGCGTATTCATGAGTTCATGTTCCACATCAATTGCCCCTGGGACCCAGCGTGCTCCGAACCATTCTAAAACGGGCGGGTGATCCTTGAACCATTCATCTACTTCTTTGATCTTTAATAGCCACTCGGCCATTTCGTTTTTCGCCTGCTCCATCGTTTCCTCTGGCTCAACACCCATTCTACCTTCCATTTTCACGAGATCAGGGACGGACGATGGCCAATTACCGCCTTCAATGACCCCTAAATTGATTGGTATCGGAATGGGCGTGTTCCGATAGAGCGGATCACGGATACGTGCATTTCGCTTTTCTTCCAGAGCACGAATGTGATTTATTACGGTCATGCTCTTTTCAATGGCACTAACGCCTTCATACCTTGTTCCGCCGTGAGCCGAGCGGCCTTTTACTAGAACCCGGAACCACATCGACCCTTGCTGTTTAGGGAAGATCCTCATATTCGTTGGTTCAGGGATCAGAGCCGCATCGGCTTTGTATCCCCTCAGGACGGCTGCCAACGTTCCGGCACCACCGCTTTCTTCTTCAATCACACTTTGAAATATGACATCTCCTTTTAACTGGATGCCATTTTCCTTTAATGCCTGGATGGCAAGGATAAGCGATACATTGCCTCCCTTCATATCTGTTACGCCGCGTCCAAACATTTTCCCATCCTTAATGGCTCCGCTATATGGATCGTCATCCCACTGATTTCGATCACCATCCGGAACCACGTCGATGTGTCCGTTCAGGATGATGGAACGGCCTCCTCCGGTCCCCTTCATGACACCAACCACATTATGGCTATTGGAAAATTCGCTGCGGGGAGAATAGAAATAGGGATGCTTTTTCAGCTCCCCGCCGTCAGGCTCCCAAATATCGACCTGCAGGCCCATTTCCCGTATTTTTTGGGCAACGATGGCCTGCGCCCCTGCTTCATTTCCTTGGGTACTCGGGGCTTGCACCAATCTTTGCAATAAGTCCGTTCCTTC
Coding sequences within:
- the qoxA gene encoding cytochrome aa3 quinol oxidase subunit II; protein product: MKIKWVLLAILSALVHVLSGCDRLAVLDPKGPQAQTQANVIWLSIAIMAVIVIIVCAFLVYVLAKYRDDKLPKDYEPPYIEGNHVVESIIVGVPILIVIFFSVVSVISNNKVEATPEEYKGQDPLVIYASTSDWKWHFSYPENDIETVNYLYIPTNRPLEFKLYSFGPITSFWVPQLGGQKYAMSNMVTTLHLAADESGEMMGRNANFSGKGFAENMFHVEAVSQDKFDEWVKEVKATAKPITEEKFNQLLKPGHTGQLTFTGTHLGFSPAPEGENAGHHHGSSNSDANSKGDHMEHDHKTNDGNEKPEHNHE
- the qoxC gene encoding cytochrome aa3 quinol oxidase subunit III; this translates as MKIDHSQPLEYSTEQNRLNILGFWIFLGAEIMLFATLFASYFTLVDRTGNGPAGAKIFEITPVLAETFLLLTSSFVIGLGIHAMRLGNKKAMLTFFVITLLLGLGFLGFEITEFITYYHEGATLQTSAFTSVLFTTLGTHGAHVTLGLFWGSFIILQVKKRGLTPETANKSFIFSLYWHFLDIVWIFIFTFIYMKGMT
- a CDS encoding peptidase, which gives rise to MANFKTRINQWIKDHREEGTDLLQRLVQAPSTQGNEAGAQAIVAQKIREMGLQVDIWEPDGGELKKHPYFYSPRSEFSNSHNVVGVMKGTGGGRSIILNGHIDVVPDGDRNQWDDDPYSGAIKDGKMFGRGVTDMKGGNVSLILAIQALKENGIQLKGDVIFQSVIEEESGGAGTLAAVLRGYKADAALIPEPTNMRIFPKQQGSMWFRVLVKGRSAHGGTRYEGVSAIEKSMTVINHIRALEEKRNARIRDPLYRNTPIPIPINLGVIEGGNWPSSVPDLVKMEGRMGVEPEETMEQAKNEMAEWLLKIKEVDEWFKDHPPVLEWFGARWVPGAIDVEHELMNTLVNQFREVAGQDPVIEASPWGTDGGLLTHVGETPSIVFGPGVTEVAHYPNEYILLDHVFTTAEIIALALIQWCGMEPLQDEQDAVLASNEDK
- the qoxB gene encoding cytochrome aa3 quinol oxidase subunit I, yielding MGFFTRFLIPNPSPVIYTSMVAIGVTVLLIIFGLTHFKKWFYLWSGWLTTVDHKRIGIMYLIAALLMLFRGGVDAVMMRAQLAIPDNKLLDSQHYNEIFSTHGVVMILFMAMPYIMALMNFVVPLQIGARDVAFPRLNAISFWLFFMGAMLFNISFVIGGSPDAGWSSYFPLAGNEFSPHVGTNYYMIAIQIAGIGTLMTGINFLTTILKMRAPGMTLMRLPMFTWSSLVTSVIIIFAFPVLTVALIMGTMDRLFATKFFTMTDGGMDMLWANLFWVWGHPEVYILILPAFGLFSEIIPTFSRRNLYGYRSMVASMVFISIYSFFVWTHHFFTMGQAAYVNSIFSITTMVIAIPTGIKIFNWLLTMWRGRIRFTVPMLYSIGFIPLFTIGGVTGVMLAMSAADYQYHNTMFLVAHFHNVIIPGVVFAVLGAATYYWPKMFGFMLNERLGKWAFWFLTIGFCLAFFPMYITGLDGQARRIYTYSESTGFGPWNMVTFIGTVLMAISFFIIVYTVYYSIRHAPKDVGGDPWDARSLEWATHNPVPEYNFAIIPQVNSREAFWDAKYKGVELFKGDYEKIHMPNNSGGPFILSCIFFVFGFALIFSIWFLAIIGLIGIFVCMALRSFEIDHGHYISVEEIKETEAKYGGVNK